Proteins co-encoded in one Acidobacteriota bacterium genomic window:
- a CDS encoding PD40 domain-containing protein, producing MFNRTLKARAVFLSAVVIAVGVFCVSAQTGGTRMLRMPTVSETQIAFAYAQNIWTVPRAGGAARRLTSFHGQTSNPHFSPDGKWIAFSGEYAGNQDVYVVSAEGGEPKRLTWHPGGDAVQGWTPDGKSIMFASARATWSPSGAPKFWTVPATGGVEEPMALPRAFQGKISADGSHIAYRMNNSWDDERRNYRGGQNRPIWIVDTKTWELVSPPWTDSKDLEPVWIGGTVFFISDRDGVQNVWSFDPVSKKLAQVTKYRDLDVKTMDSGAGTIVFEQAGYIHELDPKSGKDGVVSITATGDFPWMMPRWEDVAARMTNISLSPTGKRVLVEARGEVFTIPAEKGDVRNLTNSSGAAERDPAWSADGKSIAYFSDRSGEYSLFIESADGLTPPREIAIKNPKHYYTVSWSPDSKKIMATDTDLKLWVFDVASGAAKLVGSDPTMVPARTMNPTWSPDSKWVAYASHLRSMYKAIFISNVETGESKQITDGLADATFPVWDASGKYLWFLASTDFGLRSQWLDMTSYDREENFGLYAIVLKKGEPSPLLPESDEDKGISSAPAAGGDGAGRGRGPVTVQLDLDGIGKRIISIPGVPERQYSSLEAGADGTVFYLEASGPGGAGNTLHRYRLSDRKAAPFASGVAAFAVSADGKKLVYRAGGGGGGAGGQGGTPPAPSLFLVDADKTAPQPGTGRLNYSLRMYLNPKEEFKQIFNEGWRNQRDYLYVPNMHGSDWPKQKEIYGVMLPYVMHRADLNYLMDMMGAEIAIGHSYVRGGDMPEVPNVAGGLLGADFVIDSGRYKVARIYDNESWNPDLRSPLAVPGANVNAGDYILAINGVELKAPDNIYRLLDGTANRQISLTVNDKPSMDGSRSVTVVPVANEQALRTRAWVEANRRTVDKLSDGQLAYVYIPNTGQPGYTSFNRYYFSQQDKKGAVIDERFNGGGSAADYIIDVLQRDFDGYFNNVAGDRYPFTSPAAGIWGPKVMIINEMAGSGGDLMPWMFRNRKIGLLVGKRTWGGLVHTADTPGFIDGGSMIAPRGGFFTRDNKWAVENEGVGPDVDVENWPKDVIAGRDPQLERAVQEALRMLKEKPVVRADKEPPSPTWGTRKP from the coding sequence ATGTTTAATCGCACCTTGAAAGCGCGTGCTGTGTTTTTGTCTGCTGTGGTTATCGCAGTGGGCGTTTTTTGTGTTTCGGCCCAAACGGGTGGCACGCGGATGTTGCGGATGCCGACGGTGAGCGAGACGCAGATCGCTTTTGCTTATGCGCAGAATATCTGGACGGTGCCGCGTGCGGGCGGGGCTGCGAGGCGTCTAACGAGCTTTCATGGGCAGACGTCGAATCCGCATTTTTCGCCGGATGGGAAGTGGATCGCATTCAGCGGCGAGTACGCAGGGAATCAGGATGTTTACGTCGTTTCAGCCGAGGGCGGCGAGCCGAAGCGGTTGACGTGGCATCCGGGCGGCGATGCGGTGCAGGGATGGACGCCGGATGGGAAGAGCATTATGTTTGCTTCGGCACGGGCGACCTGGTCGCCGAGTGGGGCACCGAAATTCTGGACCGTTCCGGCAACCGGTGGCGTGGAAGAGCCGATGGCTCTGCCGCGGGCTTTTCAGGGGAAGATCTCGGCTGACGGCTCGCACATCGCTTATCGGATGAATAATTCCTGGGACGACGAACGCCGCAACTATCGCGGCGGCCAGAACCGTCCGATCTGGATCGTCGATACCAAAACCTGGGAACTCGTCTCGCCGCCCTGGACAGATTCGAAGGATCTTGAGCCGGTTTGGATCGGTGGCACGGTCTTTTTTATCTCCGACCGCGACGGAGTTCAGAACGTGTGGTCGTTCGATCCGGTAAGCAAGAAGCTCGCTCAGGTGACGAAATATCGCGATCTCGACGTCAAGACGATGGATTCGGGAGCGGGAACGATCGTTTTTGAACAGGCCGGCTACATTCACGAACTCGACCCGAAAAGCGGCAAAGACGGCGTGGTCAGTATCACGGCAACCGGCGATTTCCCATGGATGATGCCGCGTTGGGAAGACGTTGCGGCGCGAATGACGAACATCTCACTCTCGCCGACCGGCAAACGTGTGCTCGTTGAGGCACGAGGCGAGGTTTTCACGATCCCGGCGGAAAAGGGCGATGTGCGAAATCTCACCAATTCGAGCGGTGCTGCTGAACGTGATCCGGCGTGGTCGGCTGACGGCAAATCCATCGCGTATTTTAGCGACAGATCGGGCGAATACAGCCTCTTCATAGAATCCGCCGACGGGCTCACGCCGCCTCGCGAGATCGCAATTAAAAACCCTAAGCATTATTACACTGTGTCTTGGTCGCCTGATTCGAAAAAGATCATGGCTACGGATACGGATCTAAAACTGTGGGTCTTCGACGTCGCGAGCGGTGCCGCCAAACTGGTGGGCAGCGACCCGACGATGGTTCCGGCGCGAACAATGAACCCAACGTGGAGCCCCGACTCGAAATGGGTGGCCTATGCGTCGCACCTTAGGTCGATGTACAAGGCGATCTTTATCAGTAACGTCGAAACGGGCGAATCGAAACAGATCACCGATGGCCTCGCAGATGCGACGTTCCCGGTTTGGGATGCGAGCGGCAAATACCTTTGGTTTTTGGCATCGACCGATTTTGGACTGCGTTCGCAGTGGCTCGATATGACCTCGTATGACCGTGAAGAGAATTTCGGGCTTTACGCTATTGTACTGAAAAAAGGTGAGCCGAGCCCGCTGCTTCCCGAGAGTGATGAGGATAAGGGAATTAGTTCCGCTCCGGCTGCGGGCGGCGACGGTGCAGGACGCGGGCGTGGTCCGGTTACAGTTCAACTCGATCTCGACGGCATCGGGAAGCGGATAATCTCGATCCCGGGCGTTCCCGAACGGCAATATTCGAGCCTCGAGGCCGGAGCCGATGGAACTGTGTTTTATCTCGAAGCTTCGGGACCGGGCGGAGCCGGAAATACGCTGCACCGATACCGCTTGAGCGACCGCAAGGCGGCTCCGTTTGCGAGCGGCGTTGCGGCGTTTGCCGTAAGTGCGGACGGCAAGAAGCTTGTTTATCGCGCAGGCGGCGGAGGCGGCGGAGCAGGCGGCCAGGGCGGAACACCGCCGGCACCATCATTATTTCTCGTCGACGCAGACAAAACAGCTCCGCAGCCGGGAACCGGGCGGTTGAATTACTCGCTGCGCATGTACCTCAATCCGAAAGAGGAATTCAAACAGATCTTTAACGAAGGCTGGCGCAATCAGCGTGATTATCTGTACGTGCCGAATATGCACGGCAGCGACTGGCCGAAGCAGAAAGAGATCTACGGAGTGATGCTGCCGTACGTAATGCATCGTGCGGATCTCAATTACCTCATGGACATGATGGGAGCCGAGATCGCGATCGGCCACAGCTACGTTCGCGGCGGAGACATGCCCGAAGTGCCGAATGTCGCGGGCGGGTTGCTCGGAGCCGATTTTGTCATAGACAGCGGACGGTACAAGGTCGCACGCATCTACGACAACGAGAGCTGGAATCCCGACCTGCGTTCGCCGCTCGCCGTGCCGGGAGCGAATGTGAACGCCGGTGATTACATCCTCGCGATCAATGGTGTTGAGCTAAAAGCACCAGACAACATCTACCGGCTGCTCGATGGCACCGCGAATCGTCAGATCTCGCTCACTGTCAACGACAAGCCGTCCATGGACGGATCGCGCAGCGTAACCGTCGTTCCCGTTGCTAACGAGCAAGCTTTACGCACGCGTGCATGGGTTGAGGCGAACCGGCGGACGGTGGATAAGCTTTCCGACGGGCAGCTCGCTTACGTCTATATTCCGAACACCGGCCAGCCGGGCTACACGAGCTTTAACCGATACTATTTTTCGCAGCAGGATAAGAAAGGTGCGGTCATCGACGAGCGCTTCAACGGCGGCGGTTCGGCGGCGGATTATATTATCGACGTGCTGCAGCGTGATTTTGACGGCTACTTTAACAACGTGGCCGGTGATCGATATCCGTTCACGAGCCCCGCAGCCGGGATCTGGGGGCCGAAGGTAATGATCATCAACGAAATGGCTGGTTCGGGCGGCGATCTGATGCCGTGGATGTTCAGGAATCGCAAGATCGGTTTGCTTGTCGGTAAGCGAACCTGGGGCGGTTTGGTTCACACCGCGGATACGCCTGGGTTTATTGACGGCGGTTCGATGATCGCTCCGCGCGGCGGATTCTTCACACGCGACAACAAATGGGCGGTCGAAAACGAAGGCGTCGGCCCCGACGTTGACGTCGAAAACTGGCCCAAGGACGTCATTGCCGGCCGCGACCCGCAACTCGAACGAGCGGTGCAGGAAGCGTTGCGAATGCTTAAAGAAAAACCGGTAGTCAGGGCCGACAAAGAACCGCCGTCACCAACGTGGGGAACGAGGAAACCTTAA
- a CDS encoding CHAD domain-containing protein encodes MAKAKPIESLDCDANAAAMAAVVLKARYDEMMGFREAATKLDGIDGVHDMRVSSRRFRSAFRDLSHLFRKKHQKRLKEDAKKLAKTLGTIRDIDVAIDALLNTASRAPNDSIRSGIETLTSTLRDSRSKEHQLLAAKLTQEAVSDLDKLAAEAFGSLGKKEASQGTSFREASTEFLHRSLDEFLVRTKALYEPQDANGLHKLRISAKRLRYGLELLAPCLGDEASSFVRKLKKIQSCLGSVHDCDHWIDQIDSELKSDREAAEWLIADFHRLRADEYTQALELWKDSKSSDLKAKLLSILSR; translated from the coding sequence ATGGCAAAGGCGAAACCGATCGAATCTCTCGACTGCGATGCCAATGCGGCGGCGATGGCGGCGGTCGTACTGAAGGCTCGATATGACGAAATGATGGGTTTCCGCGAGGCCGCGACGAAGCTCGACGGTATTGACGGCGTCCACGACATGCGGGTTTCATCGCGTCGGTTCCGCTCGGCATTTCGCGATCTTTCGCATCTATTCAGGAAGAAGCATCAGAAGCGGTTAAAAGAGGACGCCAAAAAACTTGCGAAAACTCTAGGAACGATTCGAGATATCGACGTTGCCATCGACGCTCTCTTGAACACAGCGTCGCGAGCGCCGAATGACTCGATCAGATCGGGAATAGAAACCCTGACCTCCACGCTCCGGGATTCTCGTTCAAAAGAACACCAACTCTTAGCTGCAAAGTTAACTCAGGAAGCAGTATCCGATCTTGATAAGTTAGCGGCTGAGGCATTCGGATCTCTTGGAAAGAAAGAAGCGTCACAAGGCACAAGTTTTCGCGAGGCCAGTACCGAGTTTCTTCACAGATCCCTCGACGAATTTCTCGTGCGTACCAAAGCCTTGTACGAACCGCAGGATGCGAATGGCCTTCACAAATTGCGTATATCCGCAAAACGCCTGCGTTATGGTTTGGAACTGCTCGCCCCATGCCTCGGGGACGAAGCAAGCTCTTTTGTCAGGAAACTAAAAAAGATCCAGTCATGTCTTGGTTCTGTTCACGATTGCGACCATTGGATCGACCAGATCGATTCAGAGTTGAAGAGCGATCGGGAAGCTGCCGAATGGCTGATCGCCGATTTTCACCGCCTTCGCGCCGATGAATATACACAAGCTCTGGAGCTATGGAAAGATTCTAAGTCCTCCGATCTGAAGGCTAAACTCCTGTCGATACTGTCCAGATGA
- a CDS encoding serine/threonine-protein kinase, translating into MLTIGQELSHYKIISAIGAGGMGEVYKAHDSRLDREVAIKVLPPEMSADEDRLRRFEQEAKATSALNHPNILTVYDIGEHDGSPFIVAELLQGEELRQRLDEGTIPLRKVTEYAQQIVSGLSAAHEKGIVHRDLKPENLFITKNDRVKILDFGLAKLSEPPASAGGQTGNEDATRKALTNPGVVMGTVGYMSPEQVRGQQTDHRSDIFSFGLILYEMITGRRAFQEESLAETMSAIVKEEPPEMTESNPNISPSLERIVRRCLEKKPERRFQSTADLGFALESLSAPTSSSGTNMTTAVSAIGTDTDRSPWKARIPWIVAGVLALILISFGAWTLLRPAPAPPPFVTLDVAAPAGWTTNVTSSLSPDGSRLAFTAEQEKDKPHLWLRILASGESQMVADSEGAVAPFWSPDGAEIAYFTADRLRAINLVTGRSRVICDVKGGRKGGTWNAGGVIVFATESGVPLRRVNADGKSLPSDLPQQGFRPFFLPDGRYFLFSGLGELGGSGQAIKVGDLTTDETKDIRADGSEPKYADGYLFFVLDGGIKAQVFNPGSFKLSGEPVPVADIGRHTGATGTNFSIAANGLIAFRSGSEVVREIAWYSRDGTRTVAGEPGDARNPLFSPDDSMIALQRGGDIWLFDTVRGTGRMYASGKPTNVYNPMWKSDGSAVLFIRRSVGVVEKPMNGGSEKTVIEAKGGGFPFITQMISDGRALGFRIRDGNRDIWIRSSTGEDASFAHSTGNETQPALSPDERWLAYVYSENSESDKIIFIEAFPNGGQKIRISGDIGGVQPRWRRDGRELYFIAPDGSMMSVTVEETGGVLKAGTPKALFKTTIDPRGGLGTRASYDATRDGSRFFVTERKKDPGADTQPVTVLVNWQSIVTKR; encoded by the coding sequence ATGCTCACAATCGGCCAAGAACTGTCGCATTACAAGATCATCTCCGCTATCGGTGCGGGTGGAATGGGCGAGGTGTACAAAGCCCACGATTCCCGGCTAGACCGCGAAGTCGCTATAAAGGTTTTACCACCGGAAATGTCCGCCGACGAAGACCGGCTGCGGCGGTTTGAACAGGAGGCCAAAGCGACCTCAGCGCTCAATCACCCGAACATCCTCACCGTCTACGACATCGGGGAACACGACGGCTCGCCCTTCATCGTCGCCGAGCTGCTCCAGGGCGAAGAGCTTCGTCAGCGTCTGGATGAGGGCACGATACCACTGCGGAAAGTAACGGAATATGCCCAGCAGATCGTCTCTGGCCTGTCGGCAGCTCACGAAAAAGGCATCGTCCATCGCGACCTCAAGCCTGAGAACCTCTTCATCACCAAAAACGACCGAGTAAAGATCCTCGACTTCGGCCTGGCAAAACTGTCAGAACCGCCTGCGTCAGCGGGCGGCCAGACGGGCAACGAAGATGCAACGCGGAAAGCTCTCACCAACCCGGGCGTCGTTATGGGCACCGTCGGCTATATGTCGCCCGAGCAGGTACGCGGCCAACAAACCGATCACCGTTCGGATATCTTTTCGTTTGGGTTGATCCTTTACGAGATGATCACGGGCAGACGGGCGTTTCAGGAGGAATCGCTGGCTGAAACGATGTCGGCGATCGTCAAAGAAGAGCCGCCGGAGATGACGGAATCGAATCCGAACATCAGCCCGTCGCTTGAGCGGATCGTGCGGCGTTGTTTGGAAAAGAAGCCGGAAAGGCGCTTTCAATCTACGGCTGATCTTGGTTTTGCGCTCGAGTCTCTGTCGGCACCGACGAGTTCGTCGGGAACCAACATGACGACAGCGGTCAGTGCGATCGGTACTGACACGGACAGGTCGCCTTGGAAAGCCCGGATCCCCTGGATCGTGGCTGGCGTGTTGGCCTTGATCCTGATCTCGTTTGGTGCGTGGACATTGCTCAGGCCGGCACCGGCACCGCCGCCGTTTGTCACGCTTGACGTTGCGGCTCCGGCGGGGTGGACGACGAATGTGACAAGTTCCCTTTCGCCGGACGGTTCGCGGCTGGCTTTTACGGCCGAACAAGAAAAGGATAAGCCCCATCTATGGCTGCGGATATTGGCGAGCGGCGAGAGTCAGATGGTTGCGGATTCAGAAGGTGCGGTGGCTCCGTTCTGGTCGCCGGATGGGGCCGAGATAGCCTATTTTACGGCCGATCGTCTTCGAGCGATCAACCTCGTTACCGGTCGGTCGCGGGTGATCTGCGATGTCAAAGGAGGCCGCAAGGGAGGCACATGGAATGCCGGCGGCGTGATCGTTTTTGCGACCGAATCGGGTGTGCCGCTCAGACGCGTCAACGCCGATGGCAAATCACTCCCATCGGATCTGCCGCAACAAGGATTCAGGCCGTTCTTTTTACCGGACGGCAGGTATTTCCTGTTTTCGGGACTCGGTGAGTTAGGTGGGAGCGGGCAGGCCATTAAGGTTGGCGATCTTACGACTGATGAGACCAAAGATATCCGGGCTGACGGGTCTGAACCTAAATACGCCGACGGCTATCTCTTTTTCGTTCTCGATGGCGGGATCAAAGCTCAAGTTTTCAACCCCGGCTCTTTCAAGCTTTCGGGCGAGCCCGTACCGGTCGCCGACATCGGCAGACACACCGGCGCTACGGGCACGAATTTCAGCATCGCTGCAAATGGGCTGATAGCATTTCGAAGCGGGTCCGAGGTAGTGCGGGAGATCGCCTGGTACTCGCGCGACGGCACGCGAACGGTTGCCGGTGAACCCGGCGACGCGCGCAACCCGTTATTTTCTCCTGATGATTCAATGATCGCGCTCCAACGGGGCGGAGACATCTGGCTGTTTGACACAGTGCGCGGCACCGGGCGAATGTACGCCTCGGGAAAGCCGACTAATGTGTATAACCCTATGTGGAAATCCGATGGAAGTGCGGTTCTGTTTATCAGGCGGTCGGTCGGCGTAGTTGAGAAACCTATGAACGGTGGATCCGAAAAGACGGTTATTGAAGCAAAGGGTGGTGGTTTCCCCTTCATTACCCAAATGATCAGTGACGGCCGGGCCCTCGGTTTCCGAATAAGGGATGGAAACCGGGATATTTGGATCCGGTCCTCGACTGGTGAAGATGCGTCTTTCGCCCATTCAACGGGGAACGAAACGCAGCCCGCACTCTCGCCTGACGAGCGTTGGCTGGCCTACGTTTATTCCGAGAATTCGGAAAGCGACAAGATCATCTTCATCGAAGCCTTTCCGAACGGCGGGCAGAAAATACGAATTTCGGGGGACATTGGCGGTGTCCAGCCGCGATGGCGTCGTGACGGCCGCGAGCTATATTTTATCGCTCCGGATGGCAGCATGATGTCGGTCACGGTCGAGGAAACGGGCGGCGTACTTAAGGCCGGGACGCCAAAGGCTCTCTTCAAAACCACGATCGATCCCCGAGGCGGCCTAGGAACCCGGGCGAGTTATGACGCAACACGCGACGGATCGCGTTTCTTCGTGACCGAACGTAAGAAAGACCCCGGAGCCGACACCCAACCCGTAACCGTACTCGTAAACTGGCAAAGCATCGTGACAAAAAGATGA
- a CDS encoding AMP-binding protein — MNETNLLEDQPIAWTPTPEVIERARLTQFMKQVGVSTWDELYAYSINDVEQFTEEALKFLDIKFDPPYEKLLDTSSGVEFPVWFSSPQRRRDAEAAGSESDSMSVPPAVAGGDLDAEQNAPPATAGGTDIGDATASESEPGAIATGFPAHAGLNITEMCLDRWQTDKMKDQLAVIWEGEAGKTVELTCAELLLRVNIVASNLRHFGFNKGDAIGIHLPMMVETVVALLAINRIGAIAVPVFSGYGVDAIASRLNAVGAKGLFTCDGFTRRGKAFNALDVAREAVRRCPSIDSSKGNRVFMVSGLAEPNEAIGDGFVYYSAVFDYLSNDNLAKPEPTSAEDPLIILYTSGTTGKPKGIAHTHASFPIKAAQDMAFGTDVGKGTRISWYTDIGWMMGPWLIYGALINGATICIYDGAPDYPTPDRMWEFCAKHKVEVLGISPTLVRSLAMSEPPASAGGTSVDGNDVREIKDASRSDSVPPAHAGGSDPHERHDLSALRIFASTGEPWNPAPWWWLFEKVGNSKLPIINYSGGTEIAGGILMGNPLLPIKPCSFPAPCPGMDVDILDEEGNPVGPGKVGELVIKQPWIGMARGFWQEKERYLDTYWRRFKDIWVHGDFAMRDKDGHWFILGRSDDTLKVAGKRVGPAEVESLLVAHPMVTEAAVIGVPDEVKGTAMVAFVVLTGEQAPLLARERGDENGQARVLALQTELKALVAKDMGKPLAPSKIHFVSAIPKTRNAKVMRRVIRSAYLGEDAGDLSALEDPSAVAEIRAAAQK, encoded by the coding sequence ATGAACGAAACAAATCTCCTCGAAGACCAACCCATCGCCTGGACACCAACGCCGGAAGTCATCGAACGCGCCCGCCTTACCCAATTCATGAAACAAGTCGGCGTCTCGACCTGGGATGAACTGTACGCGTATTCGATAAACGATGTCGAGCAATTTACGGAAGAGGCGTTGAAGTTTCTCGATATCAAATTCGATCCGCCGTATGAGAAATTGCTCGATACGTCGAGCGGGGTTGAATTTCCGGTCTGGTTTTCCTCACCGCAGAGACGCAGAGACGCAGAGGCTGCCGGATCGGAGTCGGACTCTATGTCAGTACCACCTGCGGTAGCGGGTGGGGATCTCGACGCCGAGCAAAATGCCCCACCCGCTACCGCAGGTGGTACTGACATTGGAGACGCGACCGCGTCCGAGTCAGAACCGGGAGCGATAGCGACTGGGTTCCCCGCCCACGCCGGACTCAACATCACCGAAATGTGCCTCGACCGCTGGCAGACGGATAAGATGAAAGATCAGCTGGCGGTGATCTGGGAAGGTGAAGCAGGCAAAACGGTTGAACTCACATGTGCTGAACTCTTGCTCAGAGTCAACATTGTCGCAAGCAACCTAAGACACTTCGGTTTCAATAAGGGTGACGCCATTGGAATCCATTTGCCTATGATGGTGGAAACCGTTGTGGCCCTCCTTGCGATAAATCGGATTGGAGCTATCGCGGTTCCTGTCTTTTCGGGATACGGAGTAGATGCAATAGCAAGTCGGCTTAATGCGGTTGGAGCCAAAGGACTGTTCACCTGTGACGGTTTCACTCGTCGTGGGAAAGCTTTCAATGCTCTTGATGTTGCTCGTGAAGCAGTGCGTCGTTGCCCTTCTATCGATTCGTCTAAAGGCAATAGGGTTTTCATGGTGAGCGGACTCGCTGAACCGAATGAGGCAATAGGCGATGGTTTTGTTTATTACAGTGCGGTTTTTGACTATCTGTCGAACGACAATCTCGCAAAGCCCGAACCAACCTCCGCCGAAGATCCGCTCATCATCCTCTACACCTCCGGTACGACCGGTAAGCCTAAGGGCATTGCACACACGCACGCGAGTTTTCCGATAAAGGCGGCCCAGGACATGGCGTTTGGGACGGATGTGGGCAAAGGCACGCGGATCTCGTGGTACACCGACATCGGCTGGATGATGGGCCCGTGGCTGATCTATGGGGCGTTGATAAACGGTGCGACGATCTGCATCTACGACGGAGCCCCGGACTATCCAACGCCCGACCGCATGTGGGAATTCTGCGCGAAGCATAAGGTCGAGGTGCTCGGGATCTCACCGACGCTTGTCCGGTCGCTCGCCATGTCAGAACCCCCTGCGTCAGCGGGGGGAACGAGCGTTGACGGTAACGATGTGCGGGAGATCAAAGATGCTTCACGCTCAGACAGCGTTCCGCCCGCTCACGCAGGCGGTTCCGACCCGCACGAACGCCATGACCTCTCCGCACTCCGCATCTTCGCCTCGACCGGTGAGCCCTGGAATCCGGCTCCATGGTGGTGGTTGTTTGAGAAGGTGGGCAATTCTAAGCTCCCGATCATCAACTACAGCGGCGGCACCGAGATCGCGGGGGGCATTCTGATGGGCAATCCGCTCCTGCCGATCAAGCCGTGTTCGTTTCCTGCTCCGTGTCCGGGAATGGACGTGGATATTCTCGATGAAGAAGGCAATCCCGTCGGCCCCGGAAAGGTCGGCGAGCTGGTCATCAAACAGCCGTGGATCGGAATGGCACGTGGGTTTTGGCAAGAGAAGGAACGCTATCTCGACACGTATTGGCGGCGATTCAAAGACATTTGGGTTCACGGCGATTTTGCGATGCGGGACAAGGACGGCCACTGGTTCATCCTCGGCCGCAGCGACGACACGCTAAAAGTCGCCGGCAAACGCGTCGGCCCCGCCGAGGTCGAGAGTTTGCTCGTTGCTCATCCGATGGTTACAGAAGCAGCCGTGATCGGCGTTCCGGATGAGGTAAAGGGAACGGCGATGGTAGCGTTTGTGGTTTTGACTGGAGAGCAAGCACCCTTGCTTGCTCGTGAGAGAGGAGATGAAAACGGGCAAGCAAGGGTGCTTGCACTCCAGACAGAGCTCAAAGCTCTCGTCGCCAAAGACATGGGCAAACCGCTTGCTCCGTCGAAGATCCATTTCGTGTCGGCGATCCCTAAAACCCGCAATGCGAAGGTCATGCGCCGCGTGATCCGCTCGGCTTATTTAGGCGAAGATGCCGGCGACCTGTCCGCGCTCGAAGATCCGTCAGCCGTCGCCGAGATTCGAGCGGCAGCTCAAAAATAA
- a CDS encoding roadblock/LC7 domain-containing protein → MAETPFILQEHQFVKLKTVLERLRVECAARVVFLIDRDGQPIAFHGEIGDMDTTSFASLAAGNVAATSSMAKLIGEDTFPSVFHEGERESIFISIIGRALLVVVFDERSTLSLVKIRTKRGSFEVASILDEATVDSANFRVNQNSFFSEITDEDIDSLFS, encoded by the coding sequence ATGGCAGAAACGCCTTTTATTTTGCAAGAACATCAGTTTGTAAAGCTGAAGACCGTTTTAGAGCGGCTGCGTGTTGAGTGCGCGGCCCGTGTCGTCTTTTTGATCGACCGTGACGGCCAGCCGATTGCCTTTCATGGCGAGATCGGCGATATGGACACGACGAGTTTTGCGAGTCTGGCTGCCGGTAACGTTGCCGCGACCAGCTCGATGGCAAAGCTGATCGGCGAAGACACGTTCCCGAGCGTTTTCCACGAAGGCGAACGAGAGAGTATTTTTATTTCTATCATTGGCCGTGCTTTGCTCGTCGTCGTTTTTGATGAACGCTCGACTCTGAGCCTTGTGAAAATTCGCACGAAACGCGGCAGCTTCGAGGTCGCATCGATCCTCGACGAGGCAACCGTCGACTCGGCAAATTTCCGTGTAAACCAGAATTCGTTCTTTTCTGAGATCACAGACGAAGATATTGACAGCCTATTTAGTTGA
- a CDS encoding DUF488 domain-containing protein gives MRIFTIGHGRHPFAYFLELLQKHEIEFVCDVRAFARSRWPQFNGLVLAELLRDNAIGYEHIPETGGKNKPKPEDVEWGVRRIIEIASDLKTVMMCSESKPLSDHKIPRANCHRVGMLAPMLRAKGVSQIIHILPNGESIEFDESAVPSIW, from the coding sequence ATGAGAATCTTTACCATCGGCCACGGCCGTCATCCTTTCGCATACTTTCTCGAACTGTTGCAAAAACACGAGATCGAATTTGTGTGCGATGTAAGGGCGTTTGCGCGGTCGCGGTGGCCTCAGTTCAATGGGCTGGTTTTGGCGGAATTGCTGCGCGATAACGCCATCGGTTACGAGCATATTCCCGAAACTGGCGGGAAGAATAAGCCAAAGCCCGAAGACGTCGAATGGGGCGTGAGGCGCATCATCGAGATCGCTTCGGATCTGAAAACTGTGATGATGTGTTCGGAATCAAAGCCGCTGTCTGACCACAAGATCCCGCGAGCCAACTGCCACCGCGTCGGAATGCTAGCTCCAATGCTCCGGGCGAAGGGCGTTTCGCAGATCATTCACATCTTGCCGAACGGTGAGTCTATCGAGTTTGACGAATCCGCGGTGCCGTCGATTTGGTAG
- a CDS encoding GTPase domain-containing protein — protein sequence MTFINYASREINCKIVYYGPGLCGKTTNLQYIYDSTAPQAKGKLISLATETDRTLFFDFMPLELGTVRGFKTRFHLYTVPGQVYYDASRKLILKGVDGVVFVADSQEERMDANIESLYNLEENLSTQGYDLNNIPYVLQLNKRDLPNVTPLDELSHELSRKGEPVFEAVAVNGTGVFDTLKAVAKQVLTELRKG from the coding sequence ATGACTTTCATCAATTACGCATCACGCGAGATCAACTGCAAGATCGTTTATTACGGGCCGGGTTTGTGCGGCAAGACAACGAATCTGCAGTACATCTACGATTCGACCGCCCCGCAGGCGAAAGGCAAGCTCATCAGCCTCGCGACCGAGACGGACCGCACGCTGTTTTTCGATTTTATGCCGCTCGAGCTGGGAACAGTTCGCGGATTTAAGACGCGTTTTCACCTTTACACGGTTCCGGGGCAGGTGTATTACGACGCTTCGCGAAAACTGATCCTGAAAGGCGTCGACGGCGTGGTCTTCGTCGCCGACAGCCAGGAAGAGCGTATGGACGCCAACATCGAGTCGCTCTACAACCTCGAAGAAAACCTGTCGACCCAGGGCTACGACCTCAACAACATCCCTTACGTCCTGCAGCTCAACAAACGCGACCTGCCAAACGTCACGCCATTAGACGAACTCTCGCACGAACTATCGCGAAAGGGCGAACCGGTCTTCGAAGCCGTTGCGGTAAACGGAACCGGCGTTTTCGATACGCTAAAAGCGGTCGCGAAACAGGTGCTGACTGAGCTCCGGAAAGGATAA